AGAAGAATTTGCTTGTAAAGTCACAAGACCGGGATTAGCTATTGCAGTAGAAGGTGTGATGTTGGATGACACCCTTCTTTGCGGTAGCACAACAGAGAAGCTGTAGCGATCTAGTTGAAATGTGATTGCCATAGATTTGGCCACATCAGGGTTGGTGGCAGTAGAGAGTTTATCTACCTCATAGTTGAATGCTTCTTCTTCCTGCTCTGGAAAGGACCACATATGAAGTGTGTGGGACCCTTGGCTTAGGAGAGATCTGTGGTCAATCAACTgaaaatttacaaaatataatactTTCCCTTTTCCTTTCTGGTAATCTTGAACTTTGTATCCGGAGTTAGGGGAGGTGGATTCTGTAATGGGGGCTGTATCTATGCTGTAGGCATTAATAGTAAATCCTAGTTTAGCTCCATGAGGGATCTCTTTAACAGGCATATCAAACTCAAGCCAAGTGTTCCACAAGACCTCTTCTGCAAATTCCTTTGATGAGGAACAAACTGATGATACCACCTTACGTCCATAAATAATGGAAGCCTCTACATAAATATGTTGAGGGATTTTGCTCGGCAATTCAGGAATATCAAACCCGAGCAGCTTCACCCGTAAATTCCTCTCACAATCCCAAAGGGATATCATTACAATTTCTTCCAGTTCTTTACCCTCAATTGAGATGTCTTCATGGGAACTAGAGAGACCCGTAAGACTGTCAACCTGGGGCCAGTATTCCTTTCTTACAGTATCATCTGGAAGTGAAGCTATGTCAACTACACTGAGGTGAAGCTCCATCGCATTTTTCAGGCAGTGTCGGACCCAAAGAAAATCTGAAAGTTGGAAATCTCCGCACAGGAACTCCTCTCTGCCACAGATTTTGAGAACATGATTAGCTGACCATTTCAAAAAACACTCCTCTTTTGAAGGCATTGATTTCCAAACAACCATAAGGAGGTCACTAGGAGTATTACACAATTCAGCTTGCACTAGTATACTCATATTATTGTGATTTAGACCGATGGGTAGCTTGCATTTTAGGTGGTCTTGCAAGTCTTTGGAAATTGGTGCAGAAGTTGTCCAGGGCTCTGTAGCATAAACCACAGGATCCCGTTGTTTTAATTCTTCCTTACGTGGTGTGGCAAACTTTCTGCGTGTAAAACTCAGTTCACTTAAACGATTACCTGCCGCACAGTCAAAATCATAACCTATTAGTTCATTTAGAATCTGCTGGTATTCCGTCCTCTCCTCCGGCTTATCTTGCTTTGCAAATACTGTAATCTGGACTGTCTGGAATCCCTCATTATTTTGAAACCATGGCGCATCCAGTGTTTTCAGCACCTGACAGTCATCATAAATTTCAAATTGGTCTCCCCCCTTTGAGTACAACAGGCTATACTTTTCAGGATCGAGAAGCCCAAATGGATCTGGGAACGCCTTGGTCTCTTGTACGCGCAAGCAAAGCACCAGGCGAAGCTGCTCTACAGTGCACTGGGCTGGGAGTTTTACTTCTACAGCTTCTTGGTCCCTTGTAACCTGAGGTCCATCCTTGGTGGGTAACTCACACATAAACACCAAGCTGTGCTGAGTGCACTGCAGGGTCTCTGAAGTTACTTTAGATGCAGATATTTTTTGATGATATTTTTCTGATTTCATCGCCATGCCTGCTGAAATAACATCATAATGATTCATTTGAAAGTATATATCCATACATGCATATAGTGGATATACAATTTCCACACACCCTTATTAAAATTGAAGCCAAGACAAATCATGCCAGATCttgtttaacatttaaggtAAAATAGCTATCGataaatttaaagttaaaaagaaatataatgctttcgggaaaaaaagaaaaaaatgtataaaaacctGGTTGCATTAGTGTGACCCTAACTAAAACTTTTGCGGGTGGCACAGCACTGTTTTTGTGGTTAACAGTCACCAATTTCTTGATTTGGACTGAATTTTATTCATGCTTCCTTGCATAATGATTGCAAAAAGATCTCATATAGGGAGATCCTGTTATCATTTCAGGGAAAAGAATAGCTGGTTTATTTTTCCTCCAATTTCAACTATTAGTTAACATGCATTGTAAAGCATTCTGAATGGcatgtatttatttctcttaaacATTATGTATTAGCCTTTACAGtcaatactgtaaataaaaaaaatctgttgttaAATCAAATAATAGTGTATCAACCCCTATTATTTAAAGCTATACAGTAGGTTCAATTTACCTGGttacattaaagtttaaaaatgacaaaaattctTACCTGagattttgtctgtttgtctcgtgtgtgtgtgtgtgcatatcaTTGCTCTTACAATAGGAATTCAGTATAACAGGGAAGTTTGCAGTGTGAAGTTTCacttccttatttcttttaccTGCATGGAAGAAAAAAGCTTCTGCTAGAAGAAAAATGCTTCTGCTATGTTTCTGGCATATCTGGATTTTTATCACATGGGCAGTAGCTTTCCAACACTATAATGctggattttttgttttttgatttatttatttatttatttatttatttatttatttatttatttatttattagatactTTGCTGTATgcagtgcttttttttctctcttttttttcctgcctgtTTTGAATTTATAAGCAGTTTTGCTTACTGGCCAGGTACCACCAAAAGTGTGGTTATTTAGGTTTATTCATGGATTTAAAgatttagttagtttttaattCATGAAACTTTTGCAAAGTCGTTTTAACATTCTGAAAGTTGAACTAAAATATCCgctcaaagaaagaaaaagattggTTCAAGCTCAAAAGAAGGCAGTGGTAActtaaataaccactctttacaataACTCTTTAATAAATCcaacatataaaatgtaaatgtgaa
This DNA window, taken from Tachysurus fulvidraco isolate hzauxx_2018 chromosome 23, HZAU_PFXX_2.0, whole genome shotgun sequence, encodes the following:
- the si:rp71-17i16.5 gene encoding phosphatidylinositol 4,5-bisphosphate 3-kinase catalytic subunit gamma isoform yields the protein MICTHTHTRQTDKISAGMAMKSEKYHQKISASKVTSETLQCTQHSLVFMCELPTKDGPQVTRDQEAVEVKLPAQCTVEQLRLVLCLRVQETKAFPDPFGLLDPEKYSLLYSKGGDQFEIYDDCQVLKTLDAPWFQNNEGFQTVQITVFAKQDKPEERTEYQQILNELIGYDFDCAAGNRLSELSFTRRKFATPRKEELKQRDPVVYATEPWTTSAPISKDLQDHLKCKLPIGLNHNNMSILVQAELCNTPSDLLMVVWKSMPSKEECFLKWSANHVLKICGREEFLCGDFQLSDFLWVRHCLKNAMELHLSVVDIASLPDDTVRKEYWPQVDSLTGLSSSHEDISIEGKELEEIVMISLWDCERNLRVKLLGFDIPELPSKIPQHIYVEASIIYGRKVVSSVCSSSKEFAEEVLWNTWLEFDMPVKEIPHGAKLGFTINAYSIDTAPITESTSPNSGYKVQDYQKGKGKVLYFVNFQLIDHRSLLSQGSHTLHMWSFPEQEEEAFNYEVDKLSTATNPDVAKSMAITFQLDRYSFSVVLPQRRVSSNITPSTAIANPGLVTLQANSSDKHCLKRFREESVRYASNLPQFLRTVDWLKPSAVQDVHWLLSHWEPDDLELFVALELLSVDYTDEKVRRLAVQRLEMMSNEEVLRYLLQLVQTLKVEPYHDSYLARFLIQRALRSKRVGHFFFWYLRSEVAGCPFFRQRMAVILDAYLLGCGEAMLTSFQHQVQVVKILYEVAIRVKTLYPEKSTLPPLAAQKLQEILQEYSFPPEFQVPFDPRVTAGAILLKECKVMASKKKPLWLEFSHVESEAPVGCPVGIIFKHGDDLRQDMLIIQTLMVMDSIWQQNCLDLNLIPYGCISTGYQIGMIEIVRDAVTIAAIQRIQGGTTGAFKNNALYDWLKGTCPLQEKHYQAMEKFVTSCAGYCVATYVLGIGDRHNDNIMITKQGNLFHIDFGHILGNTKSFFGVSRERVPFVLTPDFLYVMGRVNKQSSLYFQRFKDTCIQAYLSLRSQSRLLVTLFSLMLLTGIPELSTAQDMRYLRKALQQDQNEEEARQHFLQQIALCEQKGWTVQANWWIHLMAGIK